From the genome of Streptomyces sp. NBC_01142:
GGGCCGGCCCGAGGCCGCCTCCTGCCCGACGCCCGCGTCGAGTTCGAGGTCCGCGTCCCGTTCGAGGTCCGCCTGCGGGTCAGGACACGGCAGCACGGGCCAGCTGCCGGTCCACCTGGGCCGGGGACAGGGCGTGCTCGATCGCCAGAATGCCCGCGCCGAGAGCCGCCGCGGCCTCGCCCGTACGGCTCGGCTCGATCTGCAGCACATGTGTGGCCAGCGGATGCGAGCGCCGGTAGACCGCCTCCCGTACGCCCGCCAGCAGCTGATCGTGGACCGCGGCCAGCGCGCCGCCGAGTACCACCGTGTCCGGGTTGAAGAAGTTCACCAGGCTCGCCAGGACCTCGCCGACCGCCCGGCCCGCCTCGCGCACCATGCGCACCGCGTCCCGGTTGCCGGACTTCACCAGGCGTACGACATCGCTGCCCGAGGTGGCATCCAGTCCCAGACCCGCCAGCTTCTCCGCAAGTGCGGCGCCGCCCGCGACCGCCTCCAGGCAGCCGGAGTTGCCGCAGCGGCACGGCTCCTCCTGGTCACCGACCCGGATATGGCCGATGTCGCCTGCGCAGCCCTGCGCACCCCGGTGCAGCCGGCCGTCCGCGACGATCCCGCAGCCGATGCCCGTGCCGACCTTGATGTACAGCAGATAGCGGGTGTCGGGGAACGCGCGGCGCTGCTCGGCCAGCGCCATCACGTTCACGTCGTTGTCCACCAGCGCCCGCACCCCGAAGCGCGCGGCGAAGAACTCCGGGATCGGGTACTGGTGCCAGCCCGGCATGATCGGGGGATCCACCGGGCGCCCGGTGGAGAACTCCACCGGGCCCGGCACGCCGACACCGATGGAGCGCAGGGTTCCCGGCTGCCGTCCCGCCTCCTTCAGCAGTGTGTGCAGGGTGCGTTCCACATGGCGCAGCACGGACTCGGGCCCGTCCGCGATCGACAGCGGATCCTCCTGCGTGGCCAGCGTGGCGGCGCCGATGTCCATCAGCGCCACCCGGCAGTGCGAGGCGCCGAGGTCCACCCCGGCCACCGCGTGCTCTCGGGTGCGCAGTCGGAGTCTGCGGGGCGGGCGACCACCGGTCGAGTGGCCGGCCTCGGCCGCGGTCTCGTCGACGAAGCCGTGCGCGATGAGGGCGTCCACCCGCTGGGAGGCGGTGGAACGGGCGAGCCCGGTGATCCGGGCGATGTCCGCGCGCGTCGCCGCGGCCCCCGAACTGATCAGCGCGAGCACCTCGCCGGGGGAGTGAACGGCGGCGGATGCGCTGGGAGCCTGCGGCGGAGACATGACAGTAACCATAGGGACGACTTTGGCTGCTTACAAGGCGGATATTGTTCGTTCATCGACGTAAGTCTCCGTCAATTCGTTTGCGGCGAAGGCTGCTTGGACTCTTGACAGGCGAAAGCGGGGTCAGGACATTGCTCTGCAGACCGCTGTCCAAGGAGCCAGTGCCCAAGGAGCCAGGCGATGCTGACGATGCACGGCGTGTCCAAGAGCTTTCTCGGGGTGCCTGTCCTCCACGACGTGGGGCTCGACCTCGAAGCCGGCGAAGTGCACGCCCTCGTGGGCGAGAACGGCGCCGGGAAATCCACCCTGATGAAGATCCTCGCCGGGGAGCACCTACCCGACTCGGGGACCATCACCATCGACGGCACCGCCCGCGCTTTCACCCACCCCTCGCAGGCACAGGCAGCCGGAATCGGCATCATCCACCAGGAGTTCGCCCTCCTCGACCATCGCACTGTCGCCGAGAACGTCTTCCTCGGCCGCGAACCTACCCGGCGCGGACTCGTCGACCGCAAGGCGATGGAGACGCGCACCGCCGAACTCCTCGCCGAACTCGACGAGACCGGCATCACCCCGCGCACCCTGGTCCGCGACCTCACCGTCGCCCGCCGGCAGACCGTCGAGATCGTCAAGGCCCTGGCCTCGGACGTACGTGTCCTCGTCATGGACGAGCCCACCGCACCGCTGGCCGACCACGAGGTCGAGCTGCTGTCCGCCCTCGTCCGCCGGCTCACCCGGCGCGGCCTGGGCATTCTCTACATCTCGCACCGGCTGCGCGAGGTCTTCGACCTGTCGCAGCGCATCACCGTCCTCAAGGACGGCCGCCGCGTCAGCACACTCCGTACCCAGGACACCGACGCCGGCCAGGTCGTACGCGCCATGGTCGGCCGCGAACTCACCGCGTACTACCCGCCCCGCGCCCGCCCCGAGGAGATCGGCCCGGAGCGGCTCACCGTCACCGCCGGTGCCAACGCCCGCATCAGCGGTATCGACCTGACCCTGCGCGCGGGCGAAGTCGTCGGTGTCGCCGGCCTCCAGGGCTCCGGCCGCACGTCTCTCGCCCGCGCGCTGTTCGGCGTGGCGCCCTTCACCGCCGGTGCCATGACCGTCGGCGGGAGAAATCTGCGGCCCGCCCGGCCCCGCGAGGCGATTCGTGCAGGCATCGCCCTGGTCACCGAGGACCGCAAGACCGAAGGCCTCGCGCTGCGCCAGTCCGTACGCGACAACGCGCTGCTCGTCACCCGCGCCGTCCCGGCCCGCGGCAGACCTCCCGCCGCACGCGAGGTCACCGCACTGCTCGCACGCGTACGCCTGCGCTCACGCGGCGAGGACCAGCAGGCCCAGTACCTCTCCGGCGGCAACCAGCAGAAGGTCGTCATCGCCAAGTGGCTCGCCGCCCGCCCCCAGGTACTGCTCTTCGACGAACCCACCCGAGGCGTGGACGTCGGCGCCAAGGCCGCCATCCACACCCTCGTACGCGAACTCGCCCGTGAAGGCCTCGCCGTACTGATCATCTCCTCCGAGCTGCCGGAGCTGATCGGCATGAGCGACCGCATCCTCGTCATGTCGCAGGGCCGACTCGCGGGTGAACTCGCCGCGGGCGCGGGCGAGGAGGAGGTCATGCGCCTCGCCACCGGCGGCACGACGACGGCGCCCGACGCGGCGGCGGGTGCGCCGGCCGACAAGCGCGCCACCGTGCGCCGCGGCGGGCGGCCGCCCGGATCCGGTGGCCCCCACACCCCGGGAGAGGCCGAATGAACTCGCTCAGTGCGACCGTCGCCGCGGCACCGCCCCGCGCCCCGGCCCGGGTGCGCCTCACCGACCCCGTCGTCGGCGTATGGCTGGCGGCGCTCGCCGTCACCCTCCTCGGCTGGATCGTCGTCGCCGCCCGCGGCGGGGACTTCCTCGCCCTCACCAACATCGTGGCGATCCTGCAGAACTGCGTTGCCCTCGGCCTGGTCGCCGTCGGCCAGTCCGCTGTCATTCTCACCGGCTCACTCGACCTGTCCGTGGCCTACCTCATCAGCCTCGGCACGCTCGTCGCGGCCGAGACCATGCAGAGCGGCGGCGTCCTTACCGCCGTGATCGCCGTCCTCGCGCTCAGCGCGGCCGTCGGACTCGCCAACGGCCTCATCGTCACCGGACTGAAGGTCAACGCCTTCATCGCCACTCTCGGCAGCGCCTTCATCCTGCGCGGCTGGATCGAGAACAACTACACCGGACCGGCCGGCAAGGTCCCCGCCTCCTTCCAGCACCTCGGCTACGAC
Proteins encoded in this window:
- a CDS encoding ROK family transcriptional regulator; translated protein: MSPPQAPSASAAVHSPGEVLALISSGAAATRADIARITGLARSTASQRVDALIAHGFVDETAAEAGHSTGGRPPRRLRLRTREHAVAGVDLGASHCRVALMDIGAATLATQEDPLSIADGPESVLRHVERTLHTLLKEAGRQPGTLRSIGVGVPGPVEFSTGRPVDPPIMPGWHQYPIPEFFAARFGVRALVDNDVNVMALAEQRRAFPDTRYLLYIKVGTGIGCGIVADGRLHRGAQGCAGDIGHIRVGDQEEPCRCGNSGCLEAVAGGAALAEKLAGLGLDATSGSDVVRLVKSGNRDAVRMVREAGRAVGEVLASLVNFFNPDTVVLGGALAAVHDQLLAGVREAVYRRSHPLATHVLQIEPSRTGEAAAALGAGILAIEHALSPAQVDRQLARAAVS
- a CDS encoding sugar ABC transporter ATP-binding protein, translated to MLTMHGVSKSFLGVPVLHDVGLDLEAGEVHALVGENGAGKSTLMKILAGEHLPDSGTITIDGTARAFTHPSQAQAAGIGIIHQEFALLDHRTVAENVFLGREPTRRGLVDRKAMETRTAELLAELDETGITPRTLVRDLTVARRQTVEIVKALASDVRVLVMDEPTAPLADHEVELLSALVRRLTRRGLGILYISHRLREVFDLSQRITVLKDGRRVSTLRTQDTDAGQVVRAMVGRELTAYYPPRARPEEIGPERLTVTAGANARISGIDLTLRAGEVVGVAGLQGSGRTSLARALFGVAPFTAGAMTVGGRNLRPARPREAIRAGIALVTEDRKTEGLALRQSVRDNALLVTRAVPARGRPPAAREVTALLARVRLRSRGEDQQAQYLSGGNQQKVVIAKWLAARPQVLLFDEPTRGVDVGAKAAIHTLVRELAREGLAVLIISSELPELIGMSDRILVMSQGRLAGELAAGAGEEEVMRLATGGTTTAPDAAAGAPADKRATVRRGGRPPGSGGPHTPGEAE
- a CDS encoding ABC transporter permease, yielding MNSLSATVAAAPPRAPARVRLTDPVVGVWLAALAVTLLGWIVVAARGGDFLALTNIVAILQNCVALGLVAVGQSAVILTGSLDLSVAYLISLGTLVAAETMQSGGVLTAVIAVLALSAAVGLANGLIVTGLKVNAFIATLGSAFILRGWIENNYTGPAGKVPASFQHLGYDRLGPVPVSLFLLAAVAVVMWLITRRTRLGHHMYATGGDEHAARLSGVRTRRTVVAAHVLCSLCVGAAALFLAARLGAGAPWAGTEARYDLESIAAVVLGGTALAGGRGGVAGTLGGVLVLAVLDSVFNQLSVDPFFKNVVRGVVIIAAVALYARRSTRRPA